A stretch of the bacterium genome encodes the following:
- a CDS encoding peptidoglycan bridge formation glycyltransferase FemA/FemB family protein has product MEITGINGSNKEIFNNFLIKNNGCFLQSFEWGEFKKSFGYWDISRLTVSENGEINTAFTLFIRKIPYTGKTFFYVPRGPVFKEQNINLYKDFFDSVKKLKEKYKSIFLKIEPEIEGELPLDKKEFLVNKKHIQPRCTIVIDLKKDTDTLFAGFENKTRYNIRIAQKKAVEITKAENKKDLAQFFAILDETSRRKKFLIHSKNYYEKLWDVFHPANMVHLFLASYQKTPVAGLFIMSFGGKIWYLYGASRKLHREVMPNQLLHWEVIKWAKSNGFKEYDLWGIPYVKDDNSAPPGNHPLYGVWRFKKGFGGRIARYPGTFDIPYSSLYYNLFEKGLKTYFKLRNISIRGETKDALQD; this is encoded by the coding sequence ATGGAAATCACAGGAATAAACGGTTCAAACAAAGAAATCTTTAACAATTTTCTGATCAAAAATAACGGCTGTTTTTTACAATCTTTTGAGTGGGGGGAATTCAAGAAATCTTTCGGCTACTGGGACATTTCGCGGTTAACAGTCTCTGAAAATGGCGAAATAAACACAGCTTTTACCCTTTTCATAAGAAAAATACCTTACACCGGAAAGACCTTTTTTTACGTCCCGCGGGGTCCTGTATTTAAAGAACAGAACATAAATTTATATAAAGATTTTTTTGATTCAGTCAAAAAACTCAAGGAAAAATATAAGTCTATTTTTCTGAAAATCGAACCTGAAATTGAAGGTGAATTGCCGTTAGATAAAAAGGAATTCCTTGTTAACAAAAAACACATCCAGCCGCGGTGCACGATTGTCATAGATTTAAAAAAAGACACGGACACGCTTTTCGCGGGATTTGAAAACAAAACACGCTACAATATCAGGATCGCTCAAAAAAAAGCGGTGGAGATAACAAAAGCGGAAAATAAAAAAGACCTCGCGCAATTTTTCGCTATTCTTGATGAAACAAGCCGGAGAAAAAAATTCCTGATTCACAGCAAAAATTATTACGAAAAATTATGGGACGTTTTCCATCCAGCCAATATGGTCCATTTATTCCTCGCCTCTTATCAGAAAACGCCGGTTGCGGGATTGTTTATCATGTCTTTTGGCGGGAAAATCTGGTATCTTTACGGCGCATCGAGAAAACTTCACCGTGAAGTAATGCCTAACCAGTTACTGCACTGGGAAGTCATTAAATGGGCAAAATCGAATGGTTTTAAGGAATATGACCTCTGGGGGATTCCCTATGTCAAAGATGATAATTCCGCGCCCCCCGGAAACCACCCGCTTTACGGCGTATGGAGATTTAAAAAAGGATTTGGAGGCAGGATTGCAAGATATCCCGGGACATTTGACATCCCTTATTCTTCCTTGTATTATAATCTTTTTGAGAAAGGATTAAAAACTTACTTTAAATTAAGAAACATATCTATTAGAGGAGAAACAAAAGATGCGTTACAGGATTGA
- a CDS encoding L,D-transpeptidase family protein: MRYRIDSITNYQLTINKLKTKKYFLIFAIFISIAAGCGKADERLQKKFVPYWELYQKGAYEEAVAGFLKLEKKYPKTPFTAKVKVTRANAYKKLNNSAEAEKIYLEVAKNFPENKYIDEAWYGLGEIYKEQKKWNEASDYFNRVINTFPDKPSSKNAEKSLDEINFYLFFHPDPSQGKKHTIRRGDNLQNIAIKNNMTPGLLAKVNGIKDIKYLSVDQDIIIPKINLKLKVDLSDRSLILFNNDKRVKKYLIAIGADDSRTPTGKFVINQKLVNPTWYFEGKVYQPNTPENRLGTRWMGISAKGYGIHGTNDESIIGQNITNGCIRMHNADAEELYDIVSEEIKNEESGIVLFKGTEVEITE, from the coding sequence ATGCGTTACAGGATTGATTCAATTACCAATTACCAATTAACAATTAACAAATTAAAAACAAAAAAATATTTTCTTATTTTCGCGATTTTTATTTCAATCGCGGCCGGGTGCGGCAAGGCTGACGAAAGGCTCCAGAAAAAATTTGTTCCTTACTGGGAGCTTTACCAAAAAGGCGCTTATGAAGAAGCTGTCGCAGGCTTTTTGAAGCTTGAAAAAAAATACCCGAAAACCCCTTTTACCGCAAAGGTCAAGGTGACAAGGGCCAACGCGTATAAAAAATTAAATAACAGCGCTGAAGCGGAAAAGATTTACCTTGAAGTCGCTAAAAATTTTCCTGAAAATAAATATATCGACGAGGCATGGTATGGCCTCGGGGAGATATACAAAGAACAAAAAAAATGGAATGAGGCCTCTGATTATTTCAATAGGGTCATAAATACTTTTCCCGATAAACCCTCGTCAAAAAACGCCGAGAAGTCTCTTGACGAAATAAACTTTTATCTTTTTTTTCACCCGGACCCGTCCCAGGGTAAAAAACACACAATCCGGCGCGGCGACAACCTGCAAAATATCGCGATAAAAAACAATATGACACCGGGTCTCCTCGCAAAAGTTAACGGTATCAAAGACATTAAATACCTGTCTGTTGACCAGGACATCATCATCCCGAAAATAAACCTTAAATTGAAAGTTGATTTAAGCGACAGGTCTCTGATACTTTTTAATAACGATAAAAGAGTAAAAAAATATCTTATCGCAATCGGCGCGGACGATTCCAGGACCCCGACAGGGAAATTTGTCATCAACCAGAAACTGGTCAACCCCACATGGTATTTCGAAGGAAAGGTTTACCAGCCGAATACGCCTGAAAACCGGCTCGGGACAAGATGGATGGGAATATCGGCAAAGGGTTACGGGATCCACGGGACAAACGATGAATCGATCATCGGGCAAAACATAACAAACGGCTGTATCAGAATGCATAACGCCGATGCCGAGGAACTATATGATATCGTAAGCGAAGAAATAAAAAATGAAGAATCCGGTATTGTATTATTTAAAGGGACGGAAGTGGAAATTACAGAATAA
- a CDS encoding HEAT repeat domain-containing protein — MKTITIIIISLIFSLKITGAEIDTAVYTDTAVYNDTVSVLSKIRNSKDYDFVKKYLTDKDDELKIAAIYILAGIDRNTASSDLKNIYDNGSYEVKRNIIYALGEMKLDENINFLKDRLNPSEKKDVSNEAIIALKKIDSEEIIKPLINFMNQFPKNEYLLKYMPALGVKTIKPLFLNLPEGDEDVAVATKHILNEILNENTFDALTEIFKLSISEIDPVKRLAKELIEERKEDAVGPAVQVYKTADGGLRKELINFLSNQTAGRAVVDNLINIWGEFTDDERKIETIDILSNYKIDAYSKFLLDNVAGSSERVKEHILSKMEPKDFFADRINAKIRGTDDENTLKCYIDVSVKLGGGDFNGLLGLLTSPKYTYCAEEILVKLNDKNVDKNLLDYLVLQDKAPVFFKDIIENILVKRAPLSIETLIEGLKDKNKIERCEKVLLQMGKQAIPYLINVLKEDEDELQTAAAAEIFEKMGKMTAPYLIDEIKVEDLWSKMNIAAVLVKFKNNQVIPSLIEVLESDEPGLQYRAIYALRDLGTTSVSELVKSLDTPKENTFVGIVRSLGEIKDRTAVPALKERLVLVQNEKLKFEIEKALKKIGEPR, encoded by the coding sequence ATGAAAACAATAACAATAATAATAATATCGTTAATCTTTTCCCTTAAAATAACAGGGGCCGAAATAGACACCGCAGTTTATACGGATACCGCGGTTTATAATGATACAGTTTCCGTCCTTTCTAAAATTAGAAATTCTAAAGATTATGATTTTGTGAAAAAGTATCTTACAGATAAAGACGATGAACTTAAAATCGCGGCTATTTATATATTGGCTGGCATTGACAGGAATACAGCAAGTTCCGATCTGAAAAATATTTATGACAACGGTTCATATGAAGTAAAAAGAAATATCATTTATGCGCTGGGAGAGATGAAATTAGATGAAAATATTAATTTTTTGAAAGACAGGTTAAATCCTTCAGAAAAAAAGGATGTCAGTAATGAAGCGATTATCGCTCTGAAAAAAATAGATAGTGAAGAGATTATCAAGCCGTTAATAAACTTCATGAACCAGTTTCCAAAGAATGAATATCTTTTAAAATATATGCCGGCCCTGGGTGTTAAAACAATTAAACCTTTATTTTTAAACCTGCCGGAGGGCGATGAAGATGTTGCAGTCGCCACAAAACATATTTTAAATGAAATCCTCAATGAAAATACTTTTGATGCCTTAACGGAGATTTTTAAATTGTCTATAAGTGAGATTGACCCTGTTAAACGCCTGGCCAAAGAGCTGATTGAAGAGAGGAAAGAGGATGCTGTCGGGCCTGCAGTGCAGGTATATAAAACTGCGGACGGCGGGCTTAGAAAAGAATTGATAAATTTTTTATCCAACCAAACCGCCGGGCGGGCTGTTGTTGATAATTTAATAAATATCTGGGGTGAATTTACGGATGATGAGAGAAAAATCGAAACAATCGATATCCTCAGTAATTATAAAATAGACGCGTATAGTAAATTTCTTTTGGATAACGTAGCTGGTTCTTCAGAAAGGGTGAAAGAACATATCTTGTCAAAGATGGAACCGAAAGATTTTTTTGCCGATAGAATTAATGCGAAAATAAGAGGAACTGACGATGAAAATACATTGAAATGTTATATAGATGTCTCGGTAAAATTAGGCGGCGGGGATTTTAACGGTTTGCTGGGATTATTGACTTCTCCGAAATATACTTATTGCGCGGAAGAAATACTGGTTAAGTTAAATGACAAAAATGTTGATAAAAATCTTTTAGATTATTTGGTTTTACAGGATAAAGCGCCTGTTTTTTTTAAAGATATTATTGAAAATATTTTAGTGAAAAGAGCGCCTCTTTCAATTGAAACTTTAATAGAAGGGTTAAAGGATAAAAATAAAATTGAAAGATGCGAAAAAGTATTGCTGCAAATGGGCAAGCAGGCGATTCCATATTTAATAAATGTTTTAAAAGAAGATGAGGATGAATTGCAGACGGCCGCGGCAGCGGAAATTTTTGAAAAGATGGGAAAAATGACAGCTCCATATTTAATAGACGAGATAAAAGTGGAAGATTTATGGAGCAAGATGAATATCGCCGCTGTCCTTGTGAAATTCAAGAATAATCAAGTAATTCCTTCATTGATTGAGGTCCTTGAATCGGATGAACCCGGGCTGCAATACAGGGCGATTTACGCCTTGCGTGATTTAGGGACAACCTCGGTTTCCGAGCTTGTTAAAAGCCTTGATACTCCGAAAGAAAATACTTTTGTCGGGATTGTCCGTTCGCTGGGGGAGATTAAGGACAGGACGGCAGTTCCCGCTTTAAAAGAAAGATTGGTTTTGGTCCAAAATGAAAAGTTAAAATTCGAAATAGAAAAGGCACTGAAAAAAATCGGTGAACCCCGG
- a CDS encoding DUF3108 domain-containing protein, which yields MTASNYAAGDPEKDVFYKGEKLVYDVTWKGIKVGENIIYIKGRAEIGGHKTYHIVSETASKGIAELFFRVRDKEETFIDSETYYPWYYKKDINEGSHHNKGEYIFDGGRETVVTPGGKYSIPSGCHDPLSVLIYCGFLKIEKGEDILLNYVTDKGIRTINGKVLREETVSVPPGRFKTKVVEFKLKSGNPNQLRLSSSTLLWFADKNRSLPVLVKFKTKYGYVKCVLKDYKINE from the coding sequence ATGACAGCATCTAATTATGCGGCGGGAGATCCGGAAAAGGACGTTTTTTATAAAGGCGAGAAATTAGTTTATGATGTGACATGGAAAGGGATAAAGGTAGGCGAAAATATTATTTACATAAAAGGGCGGGCGGAAATAGGCGGGCATAAGACATATCATATAGTAAGCGAGACTGCCTCGAAAGGAATTGCCGAACTGTTTTTCAGGGTCAGGGATAAGGAAGAAACCTTTATAGACAGCGAAACTTATTATCCATGGTATTATAAAAAGGACATAAATGAAGGCAGTCATCATAACAAAGGCGAATACATTTTTGACGGCGGGAGGGAGACGGTTGTTACTCCTGGCGGGAAATATTCTATTCCTTCCGGCTGTCACGATCCTTTATCAGTTTTAATTTATTGCGGATTTCTTAAAATAGAAAAAGGCGAAGATATCCTTTTGAATTATGTGACGGACAAAGGCATAAGGACAATCAACGGGAAAGTTTTAAGAGAAGAAACTGTTAGTGTGCCCCCGGGAAGGTTTAAAACAAAGGTTGTTGAATTTAAGCTGAAATCAGGAAACCCGAATCAATTAAGGCTTTCAAGCAGTACCCTGCTGTGGTTTGCGGATAAAAACAGGTCACTTCCCGTTTTGGTAAAGTTCAAAACAAAATACGGTTATGTAAAATGTGTATTGAAAGATTATAAAATAAACGAATAA
- a CDS encoding zinc metallopeptidase, which yields MFPFFDPTMIFVLPALIFAFYAQYKVKSTYDKYANVNSRKGFSGAEVAAQILARNNLHVKVEEQSGFLTDHYDPKNKVLRLSSGVFHGRSISALGVAAHEAGHALQDQNKYVMMNIRSSIVPAANIGSTMAFPLFFMGFFFKYGIFMDIGIILFSLAVLFHLVTLPVEFNASKRAMVTLEDNGFLEKQEIESGRKVLNAAALTYVAATAVAAMHLIRLLILRNNRRD from the coding sequence ATGTTTCCATTTTTTGACCCGACAATGATTTTTGTATTACCGGCTTTGATTTTTGCGTTTTACGCCCAGTATAAAGTTAAATCAACCTATGATAAATATGCCAATGTTAATTCAAGAAAAGGATTTTCAGGCGCGGAAGTGGCCGCGCAGATCCTCGCGCGGAATAACTTACATGTAAAAGTTGAAGAACAATCAGGTTTTTTAACGGACCATTATGACCCGAAAAACAAGGTTTTAAGGCTGTCGTCAGGCGTTTTTCACGGCCGTTCTATTTCAGCACTGGGAGTTGCCGCCCATGAAGCGGGACATGCGCTTCAGGACCAGAATAAATATGTTATGATGAATATCCGTTCATCCATTGTGCCCGCGGCAAACATAGGTTCCACAATGGCATTTCCTTTGTTTTTTATGGGATTTTTCTTTAAATACGGGATATTTATGGATATAGGAATAATACTTTTTTCTTTGGCGGTTTTATTCCATCTGGTTACCCTCCCGGTTGAATTTAACGCCAGCAAAAGGGCAATGGTCACTTTGGAGGATAACGGATTCCTCGAAAAACAGGAGATAGAATCGGGCCGGAAGGTTTTAAATGCCGCGGCGTTGACTTATGTCGCCGCTACCGCGGTTGCCGCGATGCATTTAATCAGGCTTTTGATTTTAAGGAACAACAGGAGAGACTAA